A genomic window from Erpetoichthys calabaricus chromosome 17, fErpCal1.3, whole genome shotgun sequence includes:
- the LOC114668061 gene encoding calcium and integrin-binding protein 1-like, with amino-acid sequence MGSSASQLTKELLSEYQELTFLTKQEILLAHCRFKELLPKESRNTMDYRVPMEKILTMPELKSNPFRQRICYVFSTSEAKDGSLSFEDFLDFLSVFSDSATPEIKSHYAFRIFDFDDDGTLDRNDLVKLVNCLTGDAPETRLSQEEMNQLIGNILEESDIDKDGTVNLSEFQHVISRSPDFVSSFKIVL; translated from the exons ATGGGATCTTCAGCCAGCCAGTTGACGAAGGAGCTGCTTTCGGAGTACCAG GAGCTGACATTTTTAACGAAGCAGGAGATTCTACT TGCCCACTGTCGCTTCAAAGAGTTACTCCCTAAAGAAAGCAGAAATACAATGGACTACCGGGTCCCAATGGAGAAGATTTTGACAATGCCAGAGCTAAAG TCCAATCCATTCCGCCAAAGGATCTGTTATGTATTCTCCACTTCAGAAGCTAAAGATGGCAGCTTGTCTTTTGAAGACTTCCTCGACTTTTTGAGTGTATTCAGTGACTCTGCCACCCCAGAAATTAAATCACATTATGCTTTCCGCATCTTTG atTTTGATGACGATGGAACATTGGATCGTAATGATCTAGTGAAATTGGTTAACTGTCTCACTGGAGATGCCCCAGAAACAAGACTCTCCCAAGAAGAAATGAACCAACTAATTGGAAAT ATCCTTGAAGAGTCTGATATTGACAAAGATGGGACGGTTAATCTTTCAGAGTTCCAGCATGTAATTTCAAGATCACCAGACTTTGTCAG CTCTTTCAAGATTGTTTTGTGA